catcaAACGTTTCTGATACTACTACGGGTTCGTCACGATTGATCAACAGAGACACTTGCTCTTCTACTTcatccagtctgtttgctaattctgagatggctgaaatggaagcgTGTGTTGGGGGTAGATCTTGTTCATCATTTTGAAGTGTAAGAATTAATTCCAAAACtgggggtcttctctgttggtcctcgtatctgtcaAACGTTGCTGCTGGTGTAGTGGTGtatctttctggtgctgttcttgtgagttTCTGCCATATATCCGGCATTGTTCTCACTCTCTGCGGATCATGACCTTGGCGTGGATcgttaggagcaaaattagggTCATACACCATTCCCACCacagctatttccctcaaatactggatacctttttcaGCTGTATCCCACTTCTACATCACAGGCTTCAGACTGTCTCTGACGGGATGCCTTTCCCTGACGGCTACTAACATTCgttcccagagggtggtggctccatccaaacatctactaatcccTCTGTCAATAGATGAGTCTTTGGCAATGCCTCCTAGTTGGCGGGCTTCGTTACTATgcagagacaagctactggccccgccgtcccaacagcgaagcaaccaggtgacaagggTTTTGTTCGGATGCCGTGTAAACTCTTTCCTTgagccttggatttcagtcatcttcagaggtcgGCAAACAGAAAGAGAGACTTCTTCTTCATCACTCGCCTCTCCGTgtctcttggtttttgcttttgccttttgtGGCTCTGAGGAGGCCCCCtggcctggatcttcctctacctcctcctccacagctgctgcttcttttttccattccagacGCGTGGACAcccacttccatttcttgccttccacaggGGCAGCTGACACTGCTACTGGTGtctcctgtgactgatcagatttgacttggagatttccccctttggcttcaACCTCTgcttggaaactctctctctccagaatagtattACATAGAGCACGgtaagcacaagccaagccccaaataagCCGTACCTCCTTCGATCTATCTGAGCCGTACTatccctgactcaaatactgGCTTCGTTTCCTGggatcccacaggtgttcaagagtgGAGTGCCATGACATTGCaggtccccacgcttctaagatttctcctaaacctctccatattccctgccagtcagcattctctggttttggaggagacttcttccacataacacaaatggagaagaaaacattcaaggaGATTGATAACGTGCACGTGAGTATGAGCTCCAGCTCGGCAGTTGAAAAAACACGagacaaactgagaagaaagcctggaaaCTGGTTTGAAAGTGTCAAACTTAAAAtgataccacattgcataaaggtACCAGGCAGGTGTCTCCATCAGGGCCCTTATTTGGTTATACATGAACACAATTCCAGAACACGAAATCATGATGTTAATTATAGGCCAATAATTTCCCAAGATCATGATTGTCCTTAATCCCTTATACAACGCTCCTGCAATAAAGAGCAGACTCATAGCTGGTAGCtgctaaaatgggggaaaaacaacaacaacaactactgGGTACAGTGTCCGGAGTTCGGCAGACTGCCCAGACCATAATCTCATCTATGAGGGTCGCACTAGCACTGCCTTGCAGTCTGGCAGTCTCCGGCTTAAAGAAAtcctctcttttctctgttagcgttaaaagcttcagattgcccgcattctccaaCCAAAAGCTGTCACGGACTTATCTAGCTCAATCTAGATCAGTCTATGCCCGTGACGGGGCGGCAGTGGGCCTGTGGGCCCCCTGGcacccaaaaatgggaagggaaaggggacaggggaatgggagctgggctcagagagggaaaaagaacagagcagtggccACAATCTAAGgtggaaaacttattttactaaccgtgatattggaatgcaagataacacaatataatacaatcaaattgaaagtaagggtaataaataagataaaataagagaaagctTCCAAAACCGAAAGGTCTGCTTGAATGAAGGTGCACAGCTCGGAAGCACACCCAGCACTCTGCGTGGCTGCCAGAGAGAGAGTGTGAGCCTGATCACGCCACTCATATCCCGTGATTTCAGTGCCGTATCTTCcctctctgaccgtgaggtcctctgggatacgcagttcttcttctctttcgagaagcaggtatctggaaggttgtcaatccacggaACTGGACTATTAACCCTGTAATTACCCGGGCTGtccatgatgctatgatgtggaataccaatggcaaaattacaaaaccatgccAGCTTGGCTCAAAGCCTGGTCAGCAGCACCCATCCAAGGCATGAGCTGCCCAACAAGGTTTTGAAGCTAATGGCTGACTGCAATGAGCACAGCGCTGATAGCagcttttcacaaagaaagaagctgaacaaagttgagactggggcgtTCTGACCTGGGTACAATTGGCACAGGCACCAGGTAAGATAATCCTACATGGTAGGAGAGCGCCTAGCACAGGGCAGAACCCATGTGCTAACTGTTGGAAACAGTGTGTGAGCAGGGGAGCACACACTGCGTCAGCCCGAGGAGATGCAGGAAGTTCAGCAAACAGAGATACACACACCCACAAACTCCAAACACAtgcatgcagggctggctgaagcagcacagcactcagatgGAAAGTTCACTTTCTGTGTGGGTGAGAAGAGATGGTATCATGTGGGGCCACATCCCCATCCCGACTCACCACCCTGGGGGTTCTCCAGGGAGTGCTGGACCCAGTATTGTCCCGGACGTGAGTCCAACAGGGAAGTGGGACCACTCCAACCACAGAGATCCCTCCTGAGCCCATTCCACACTATACCTGTGGCCGAGCCACTGGATACCCCATCGTGGCCTGCAAGGGAGGGTGAGCCGTGAGCCCTGGCTCTGTGCTTGCTGTGGGGCACGGAGCATcatgccaccaccaccactgtgaCCCCAAAAGCAACGAGGGGACCCAGAGTGCCCTGACCCCAAGCACTGGCAGGGTAAAGTGCTGCCCTTGGCACTCACCTGGCGCTCCTTCATAACCCTTCTTCTCCTAccctgcagacagaaagaagtgCCAGCATTGGGCTCATGTCAGACCATGGGCATTCCCAAGGGGGTCCAGGccccccctgcagctccccctTTCTCCCTCCAGCTCTCTGCCTTTACCTGACAGGAACTTCCACACCAATAATGCAATCAAAGCAACGAAGAGAACCACCAAGGGGACGACCAGCCAAGCCTCAATGGGGATCAGGTTGGGCTGCGGCTCTGGGGGAGAGTACCGTTGTCAGTAAACAAAGGGGCGGCCCCCAAATCCCAACTCCACACATCCCATGCTGCCAGGCTTACCCCAAGAGAAGAGACCAGGCTGGGGCAGGCTGGCGTGCTCCACGCGGCACCGGTACTTGTCCCCATCCTCCGGCAGCACATCAATGGCAGCCGAAGTGTGGTAAGTGCCATCCCTATTGGGCACGATGCCCCCCCAGCGGGTCTCCTGGTCCTGGACCATGCTGTCCTTCATCCAGCTGATGGCGATGCGCCGCGGGTAGAAGCCGTGAGCGTGGCAGGACAAGGTCAGGATCCCATCGGCCTCCTTCCCCCACACTCGCACCTCgggctgcactgcaggtgggTGATGTTGTGGGCCGGGCTGAGCACCCCACACTgagcccctgccccacacccagcccagccccacgtCTCCCTCCCatcctcacctctccttttcACTGCCGCCTTCCCGTGCTCCAGGTATCTCCTCAAGTTCTGAACACAGACAGTCCCCAGCTCATGCTTCCATCTCTCAGCATACGTCCCTTCTGTCTCCCATCTCCTCTTGGTGATTTCTGCCACTGGATCCGCCGCGGTGAACGTCATCGTGTCCATATCAAAGGCAAGGAAGTCCCTCCCATCAAATGCATACTGATCGTACCCTCGGATGCTGCCGTCCTCCAGGATGTCACAGCCGATCATCATCTGCATCGTGTGAGACCCTGAGGCACAGCCAGGGTGATAGGTGAGAGGCTTCTTGGGCTGTGGGGCACCACGAGTGCCATGAGgctggggtggggtgggtgggtgcaggagcagggcagcccagggacagTGCCACCACACATGGAcggcccagcacagctgggcgTGGGGCACGGCCACACCTCAGTGGGGCTGGCGGACAGCCTCggcacacagagctcctgtCCCAGACGCATCGCGCTGCATCTTCCCCCACACTCACCTCCACTTTTGTTGTAGCGTTCCGGCAGCCTGCTCAGGAACCAGTCAAAATCCCGCTCACCGCCCTGGGCCTTCTGGGTCTGCGCAGCCCAGTGCTCCTGGTCCTCCTGCGGCAGCATCTCCACGATGGGCTGTGCAGTCCTGCTCTTACTGTCGTAGATACCGAAGATTTTGTCGTCCACGTACCCGACGATCACGAACCGCGGCATCCCGGGGCCGGGATCCGTCATCCCGGTCAGGAAGTAGCGCAGGGAGTGCGACCCTGCGGGAACAGACGGCGTCGGAGCGGTGAGCCGCGGGTGGGGGTCCCGCGGACGCAGCCCCGGCGTCGGGGAGCGAGGAGCCGTGGGTCCCGGTGCCGGGGGCAGCCCGCTCCCACAGTACACACCGCACACCGCCGCGCCCAGGGCGCcaaccagcagctgcagccccagccccagccccagccccagccccagccccagccccagccccagccccagccccagccccagccccagccccagccccagccccagccccagccccagccccagccccagccccagccccagccccagccccagccccagccccagccccagccccagccccagccccagccccagccccagccccagccccagccccagccccagccccagccccagccccagccccagccccagccccagccccagccccagccccagccccagccccagccccagccccagccccagccccagccccagccccagccccagccccagccccagccccagccccagccccagccccagccccagccccagccccagccccagccccagccccagccccagccccagcacctcGCTCGGACCCATCGCACCACTCCGCTCTGCGGAGACCCCAGGCTCCGCACCGCTTCATAAATGGTACCTCCGCTCCTCCCGGCCAATGGAGTCCATGAGCGCGGGTGACGTCACCGGGCGCCAGGCAGATCTCGCTTGTGAGGGTTGTCAAAAGCGAAAGCGAAAGTTCGGAGGACAGGAGGGGACGAGCGGGTCCCTGTGGCGACCCCGGGaatgaagggaagaagggaaggagccGTCCGCCAGAGCGCGGTCGAGGGCCGCGATGGGAGCACCACCAGTGTGGGGCACGCGGAACGCTCCTCCCAGCAAGGATAGGTTGGGTGCAGAGAGGCACAGAGACCCCAAGGGTGGGAAGGATCACCATTGATCCCCACCCGACAGGGAATGATCCCGAGGGCAGCGGCTACGAGCAGCACCTCAGCTCTGTGGGTTGTTCTGCCCAGACAAGAGGAGACCGAGGGGAGGCTCCGTGGCACCTCACAGCCCCCTCATGGTGGCCCGCAGGCTTCTCTTGGTAGCCAAGAAGGTACTACAGCGACACGGAGGACCCTCCGGGCAGCCATCCGTTCCCTCCCACACAGTGAGAACACCCCGCCCTGTGTGCAGGCCTTGGCTTCTCTCATGCTTgttatctctgcttttcttctgctgaggcTCTCTTATCATAACACAGCAGCCTTACAGCATCCTTCCCAGCCCGTAATAATATCCACACTATTCACAACGCCTGGGTCGGATTCTAGgggaaatgctattatttttccAAGGAGGAGAAtgattggaacagcagcagggagcactgcaatGCCCACGGAGCTTCCCTGGCCACCATAGGCAGTGTGGAGGAAATGGTGAGATGGGGACATGAGCCCAAAGCTCTGGGGAAGGCAccaggctggggagggacagTGGCACGTTACAGCCCCTAACCCCTCCCGCATCCACCTGGGGGACGTCCCGAGATGTGCACCTCCGGGGGCAGCTCTTGTGCCATGGAAGCACAAACAAGCTTCGTCCATGCAGCAGAATGCAGTgccttgcagcctgctggagcctgagATGTGGGTGGGACAGATGCTAAAACCTCCTGACATTCAACACTCTCTTCCTTTAAAGGATTTCATGATGCGCTTCCAGGGCCCGGCAATCTGTTGGAtcgggctgcacagggaagaagaggacgCGCAGTGGACGTGGAGCGATGGCACAGCCTTCACCAACTGGTCAGTCTGTCTGTCCAGCTGTCCAGGCCATGACTTCCCACGGGCTCTCTTTGGGATGGGGACCTTCTCCTGGTGCCACAGCCGTGGTTTACCGTGGCCCGCCAGGCTCAGGCTTGGTGCTCCACCATGAGCCCtttctgcccttccttccccaggagaggcagccccagccttTCTCAGTGCATCGGGGcacctttcccattctcctccctcttgGACAcaggtttgagctgcgaggtgGAGGCCGATGTGCGTACCTGAACGGGGACAGGATCAGCTCATCCCTGTGCCACCTACAcaagcactgggtctgcagcagagctgaccacTACGTCCTCTGGAAGCAAAAGGTGCACCCACAATGAGAGATCCCATCACCACCAAccttgtgccagtgctgctgttgtatTACAGAGTATTATCTTGCAGCCCGATGTCGTTTCTAGTCAATTACTTTGTTTCTGCTCAGATCGTTGCTGCCGTGTTGTTTTTGGGCCCATCTCGCTATCCTTTTCCCTGTTCCCCTTTTCTGGGGTGTCGATCCGCGGGTCCCTCTGCCCCGCTACtcacggaaccgggccgaaccagcccataaaccactgACATTGTGGATGAGGTGCTACGAGATGAGGCTGAGGAGCTCAGCGGTGGTGATGGTGATAGGATGACTGTTGGACgggatgatcctgtaggtcctttccagccctgtgcctctatgattctgtcatcaTTCTGAGTCACTCTCTGTGTCCGGGCCGTATTGTTTCAGTCACTCTCTgtcctcattttcctctcacagACAAGTTCCGTTTGCACACCTGGGCTGGAGATGATTGcctttcagcagctgctgaacagtgctgcacagagatgagggagtttcagttttcagtttctcaaTGTCCCACCagtgggggggaaggaaggggagctGGAGGTTGGCACCAtgaggtgggggaggggggtgtgACAGAACCGGCACCACAGACCCAACACAGCCACTGAGTGTATCAATactgctatttttcttccaacCATTTtctgccaaccagcagaccaggctttccagagccacatgcagcctggccctgaatgcctccagggatggggcatccacagcctccttgggcaacctgttccaatgtgtaCAGGTAGCTGctaaaatggggggaaaaacaacaacaacaacaacaactactgGGTACAGTGTCCGGAGTTCGGCAGACTGCCCAGACTATAATCtcatctatgaaggtcacactaGCACTGCCTTGCAGTCTGGCAGTCTCcggcttaaagaaatcctttcttttctctgttagcgttaaaagcttcagattgcccgcattctccacaaaaagctgtcacggagttatctagctcaatctagatcaatctatgcccgtGACGGGGGGGCAGTGGGCCCatgggccccctggctcccaaaaatgggaagggaaaagggacaggggaatgggagctgggctaagagagggaaaaagaacagcagtggcaacaatctaaggtGGAAAACTTACTTTACTAACcgtgatattggaatgcaagataacacaatataatacaatcaaATCGAAAGTGCGGGTAATAAATCAGGTAAAATAAGAGAAAGCTTCCAAAACCGAAAGGTCTGCTTGAATGAAGGTGCACAGCTCGGAAGCACACCCAGCACTCTGCGTGGCTGCCAGAGAGAGAGTGTGAGCCTGATCACGCAACTCACATCCCGTGATTTCAGTGCCGTATCTTCcctctctgaccgtgaggtcctctgggatacgcagttcttcttctctttcgagaagcaggtatctggatcgttgtcagtccacagaactggaCTATTAACCCTGTAATTACCCGGGCTGtccatgatgctatgatgtggaataccaatggcaaaattacaaaaccatgccAGCTTGGCTCAAAGCCTGGTCAGCAGCACCCATCCAAGGCATGAGCTGCCCAACAAGGTTTTGAAGCTAATGGCTGACTACAATGAGCACAGCgctgagagctgcttttcacaaagaaagctgctgaacaaagttgagactggggcattcCGACTTGAGTACAGTTGGCACAGGCACCGGGTAAGATAATCCTACATGGTAGGAGAGCGCCTAGCACAGGGCAGAACCCATGTGCTAACTGTTGGAAACAGTATGTGAGCAGGGGAGCACACACTGCGTCAGCCCGAGGAGATGCAGGAAGTTGAGCAAACAGAGAAACACACACCCACAAACTCCAAACACAtgcatgcagggctggctgaaGTAGCACAGCACTCAGATGGAAAGTTCACTTTCTGTGTGGGTGAGAAGAGGTGGTGTCATATGGGACCACGTCCCCGTCCCGACTCACCACCCTGGGGGTTCTCCAGGGAGGGTGGGCCCAGTATTGCCCCAGCTGTGGGCCCAACGGAAAAGCGCAGGGAACCGGGACCACTCCAACCACAGGGACCCCTCCTGAGTCCCGGTTTCACACTCTAACCATGGCTTAGACGCTGGATTCCTCATCGTGGCCTGCAAGGAAGGGAGAGCAATGAGCCCTGTGTCTGTGCTCGCTGTGTAGTACAGAGCATCATGCCACCACCTGCACTGTGACCCCAGAAGCAACAAGGGGCCCCAGAGTGCCCTGACCCCAAGCACTGGCAGTCTTCTGCCAGTTCTGCCCTTGGCactcacctgctgctgcttcataacccttcttctccttccctacaGACAGAAAAAAGTGTCAGCACCAGGCTCATGTCAAAGAGTGGGCAATCCTAAGGGATTCTGAgcacttccccccccccgccaaGCACACCTTCTCCCCCCAGCCCTCTACCTTTACCTGACTTGCTCTTCCACACCATGACTCCAACgacagcagcaatgacagccACGATGGCGCCGACTGCCCCGGCCACAGAAGGAGTCAGGTTGGGCTGCGGCTCTGGGAGTAGAGTGGCTTTGTCAGGAATGGAAAGGGTGGCCCCCCAGACCCCAACCCCACGCACTCCACGCTGCCAGGCTCACCCCATGAGAAGAGGCCAGGCTGGGGCAGGCTGGTGTGCTCCACGCGGCACCAATACTTGTCCACATCCTCCGGCAGCACATCGATGGTGGCCGAGGCGTGGTAGGTGCCATCACTGTTGGGCACCATGCCCCCCCAGTGGGTCTCCTGGTCCCGGACCATGCTGTCCTTCATCCAGCTGATGGCGATGGGCCGTGGGTAGAAGCCATAAGCGTGGCAGGATAAAGTCAGGATCCCGTTGGCCTCCTTCCCCCACACGCGCACCTCAGGCCGTTCTGCAGATGGGTGACGTTGTGGGCCAGGCTGAGCTCCACACACTGAGCCCCTGCCTCAtacccagcccagccccatgtccccctcccatcctcacctctccttttcAGCGCTGCCTTCCCATGCTCCAGGTATCTCCTCAAGTTCTGGACGCAGATGGTCCCCAGCTCATGCTTGCATCCCTCAGTATAtatcccttcctcctcccacctcctctTGGTGATTTCTGCCACCGCATCGGCTGCGGTGAACGTCATCGTGTCCATATCAAAGGCGAGGAAGTCCCTCCCATCAAATGCATACTGAACGTACCCTCGGATGCTGCCGTCCTCCAGGATGTCACAGCCGATCATCTTCTGCAGTGTGTGAGACCCTGAGGCACAGCAGGGGTGGGGGATGAGGGGCTTCATGGGCTGTGGGGCACCAGGAGTGCTGTGtggctgggatggggtgggtgggctCAGGATCGGAGGAGCCCAGGGACAGTGCCACCACACATggacagcccagcacagccggGTGtggggcaaggccaggcctcAGTGGAGCTGGCAGACGCCTCATGGATCCCTCACTGCACGGAGTcaccatcccagccccatcACAATGCAGCTGCCGCCGCGCTCACCTCCACTTTTATTGTAGTgcacctgcagcctgcccaggaACTCGTAGAAATGCAGCTCAACGTCCCGGGCCTTCTGGGTCTCTGCATCCCAGTGCTCCTGGTCCTCCTGCGGCAGCCAGCCCACGATGGGCCGCACCGTCCGGCCCAGGCTGTTGTAGTTCCAGAGGAGTTCGCCATCTACGCACCCGACGATCACGAACTGCGGCATCCCGGGGCCGGGATCCGTCATCCTGGTCTTGAAGTAGCGCAGGGAGTGCGACCCTGCGGGGACAGACGGCGTCGGAGTCGTGAGCCGCGAGTGGGGGTCCTGCGGACGCAGCCCCGGCGTCGGGGAGCGAGGAGCCGCGGATCCCGGTGCGGGGGGCAGCCCGCTCCCACAGTACACACCGCACGCCGCCGCGCCCAGggcgcccagcagcagccccagcaacaCCGCCTTAAACGGACCcatggcacggcacggcacggcacggcacggcacggcacggcaccgcaccgcaccgcaccgcaccgcaccgcaccgcaccgctcCGCGGACACCCCGGGCTCCGCCCCGCGTCATTATTGGTGCCTCCGCCTCTCCCCGCCAATGGAGTCCGTGACCGCGGGTGACGTCACCGGGCGCCAGGCAGATCTCGCTCGCGAAGGTTGTCAAAAGTGAAAGCGAAAGCTCGGAGGACGGGAGGGGACGAGGGTTCCGTGCGGCGACCCcggaagaaggaaaggagccGTCCGCCAGAGCGCGGTCGAGGGCCGCGATGGGAGCACCACCGTTGTGGGGGGCACGGAACGCTCCTCCCAGCAAGGATAGGTTGGGTGCAGAGAGGCACAGAGACCCCAAGGGTGGGAAGGATCACCACTGATCCCCACCGGACGGGGAATGATCCCGAGGGCAGCGGCTACGAGCAGCACCTCAGCTCTtctaaaccccccacgattcaggaggtaacagttagagacctgctactccaactggactgccacaagtccatgggaccggatgagattcacccgagagtgctgagagaactggcagaggtgatagccgagccgctttccatcatctatcagtgctccttgttgacgggtgaggtcccagaagactggaggcttgccaatgtgaatcccatctacaagaagggctgcagggaggatccggcgaactacaggcctgttagcctgacctcggtgccggggaagattatggagcagattgtcttgagggagatcacgtggcacatgcaggtcaaccgggggatcaggcctagccagcatgggttcacaaagggcaggtcctgcttgaccaacctgatctccttctatgatccagtgacccgtctgctggatgagggaaaggctgttgatgtggtctccttagacttcagcaaagcctttgacactgtctcgcacagtattctcctccagaagctggcagatcgtggcttggacagatacattcttcgctgggtaaggaactggctggagggccgggcccagagagtggtggtgaatggagttaaatccagctggcgaccggtcacgagtggtgttccccaggggtcggtgctggggcctgtcctctttaatatctttattgatgacctggatgagggcattgagtgcaccctcagtaagtttgcagatgacaccaagctagctggaagtgttgatctgcctgagggtagcgaggccttacagagggatctggataggttggatagctgggctgaagccaatgggatgggattcaacaagaccaaatgccgggtcctgcactttggccataataaccccaggcaacgcgacaggcttggggcagagtggctggaggactgtgtagaggaaatggacctgggggtgttgattgacgctagactgaacatgagccagcagtgtgcc
The DNA window shown above is from Gallus gallus isolate bGalGal1 chromosome 16, bGalGal1.mat.broiler.GRCg7b, whole genome shotgun sequence and carries:
- the MHCY4 gene encoding major histocompatibility complex Y, class I heavy chain 4 isoform X7 codes for the protein MKRCGAWGLRRAEWCDGSERGSHSLRYFLTGMTDPGPGMPRFVIVGYVDDKIFGIYDSKSRTAQPIVEMLPQEDQEHWAAQTQKAQGGERDFDWFLSRLPERYNKSGGSHTMQMMIGCDILEDGSIRGYDQYAFDGRDFLAFDMDTMTFTAADPVAEITKRRWETEGTYAERWKHELGTVCVQNLRRYLEHGKAAVKRRVQPEVRVWGKEADGILTLSCHAHGFYPRRIAISWMKDSMVQDQETRWGGIVPNRDGTYHTSAAIDVLPEDGDKYRCRVEHASLPQPGLFSWEPQPNLIPIEAWLVVPLVVLFVALIALLVWKFLSG
- the MHCY4 gene encoding major histocompatibility complex Y, class I heavy chain 4 → MGPSEVLGLGLGLGLQLLVGALGAAVCGSHSLRYFLTGMTDPGPGMPRFVIVGYVDDKIFGIYDSKSRTAQPIVEMLPQEDQEHWAAQTQKAQGGERDFDWFLSRLPERYNKSGGSHTMQMMIGCDILEDGSIRGYDQYAFDGRDFLAFDMDTMTFTAADPVAEITKRRWETEGTYAERWKHELGTVCVQNLRRYLEHGKAAVKRRVQPEVRVWGKEADGILTLSCHAHGFYPRRIAISWMKDSMVQDQETRWGGIVPNRDGTYHTSAAIDVLPEDGDKYRCRVEHASLPQPGLFSWEPQPNLIPIEAWLVVPLVVLFVALIALLVWKFLSG
- the MHCY4 gene encoding major histocompatibility complex Y, class I heavy chain 4 isoform X6, whose protein sequence is MKRCGAWGLRRAEWCDGSERGSHSLRYFLTGMTDPGPGMPRFVIVGYVDDKIFGIYDSKSRTAQPIVEMLPQEDQEHWAAQTQKAQGGERDFDWFLSRLPERYNKSGGSHTMQMMIGCDILEDGSIRGYDQYAFDGRDFLAFDMDTMTFTAADPVAEITKRRWETEGTYAERWKHELGTVCVQNLRRYLEHGKAAVKRRVQPEVRVWGKEADGILTLSCHAHGFYPRRIAISWMKDSMVQDQETRWGGIVPNRDGTYHTSAAIDVLPEDGDKYRCRVEHASLPQPGLFSWEPQPNLIPIEAWLVVPLVVLFVALIALLVWKFLSGKGRELEGERGSCRGGLDPLGNAHGLT
- the LOC121106436 gene encoding class I histocompatibility antigen, F10 alpha chain-like isoform X2 gives rise to the protein MTRGGARGVRGAVRCGAVRCGAVRCRAVPCRAVPCRAMGPFKAVLLGLLLGALGAAACGSHSLRYFKTRMTDPGPGMPQFVIVGCVDGELLWNYNSLGRTVRPIVGWLPQEDQEHWDAETQKARDVELHFYEFLGRLQVHYNKSGGSHTLQKMIGCDILEDGSIRGYVQYAFDGRDFLAFDMDTMTFTAADAVAEITKRRWEEEGIYTEGCKHELGTICVQNLRRYLEHGKAALKRRERPEVRVWGKEANGILTLSCHAYGFYPRPIAISWMKDSMVRDQETHWGGMVPNSDGTYHASATIDVLPEDVDKYWCRVEHTSLPQPGLFSWEPQPNLTPSVAGAVGAIVAVIAAVVGVMVWKSKSGKEKKGYEAAAGHDEESSV
- the LOC121106436 gene encoding class I histocompatibility antigen, F10 alpha chain-like isoform X1: MTRGGARGVRGAVRCGAVRCGAVRCRAVPCRAVPCRAMGPFKAVLLGLLLGALGAAACGSHSLRYFKTRMTDPGPGMPQFVIVGCVDGELLWNYNSLGRTVRPIVGWLPQEDQEHWDAETQKARDVELHFYEFLGRLQVHYNKSGGSHTLQKMIGCDILEDGSIRGYVQYAFDGRDFLAFDMDTMTFTAADAVAEITKRRWEEEGIYTEGCKHELGTICVQNLRRYLEHGKAALKRRERPEVRVWGKEANGILTLSCHAYGFYPRPIAISWMKDSMVRDQETHWGGMVPNSDGTYHASATIDVLPEDVDKYWCRVEHTSLPQPGLFSWEPQPNLTPSVAGAVGAIVAVIAAVVGVMVWKSKSGKEKKGYEAAAGECQGQNWQKTASAWGQGTLGPLVASGVTVQVVA